One window of the Streptomyces sp. NBC_00259 genome contains the following:
- a CDS encoding IclR family transcriptional regulator, whose amino-acid sequence MAKNIQSLERAAAMLRLLAGGERRLGLSDIASSLELAKGTAHGILRTLQAEGFVEQDPASGRYQLGAELLRLGNSYLDVHELRARALVWTDDLARSSGESVHLGVLHQQGVLIVHHVFRPDDSRQVLEVGAMQPLHSTALGKVLSAYDPVAHSEVLEVDREAFTPRTVTGLKDFEGVLDLTRARGWAADVEETWEGVAAVAAPIHDRRRMPVGAIAITGAVERVCDGEELRSELIAAVRDCARAVSRDLGAGRF is encoded by the coding sequence ATGGCGAAGAACATCCAGTCACTGGAACGGGCGGCGGCGATGCTGCGCCTGCTCGCGGGTGGCGAGCGCCGTCTTGGCCTGTCCGACATCGCGTCCTCCCTGGAACTGGCCAAGGGGACGGCCCACGGCATCCTGCGCACCCTCCAGGCCGAGGGCTTCGTCGAGCAGGACCCCGCGTCGGGGCGCTACCAGCTGGGCGCGGAGCTGCTGCGGCTGGGGAACAGCTATCTGGACGTCCACGAGCTGCGGGCCCGTGCGCTGGTCTGGACGGACGACCTGGCCCGCTCCAGCGGCGAGAGCGTCCACCTGGGCGTGCTGCACCAGCAGGGCGTCCTGATCGTCCACCATGTCTTCCGGCCCGACGACAGCCGGCAGGTGCTGGAGGTGGGCGCGATGCAGCCGCTGCACTCCACGGCGCTGGGCAAGGTGCTGTCGGCGTACGACCCGGTGGCGCACAGCGAGGTCCTGGAGGTCGACCGCGAGGCGTTCACCCCGCGCACGGTGACCGGGCTCAAGGACTTCGAAGGCGTGCTGGACCTGACCCGGGCGCGGGGGTGGGCCGCCGACGTGGAGGAGACCTGGGAGGGCGTCGCGGCGGTGGCCGCGCCCATCCACGACCGGCGCCGGATGCCGGTCGGCGCGATCGCCATCACGGGCGCCGTGGAGCGGGTCTGCGACGGCGAGGAGCTGCGGTCCGAGCTGATCGCGGCGGTACGGGACTGCGCCCGCGCGGTCTCCCGTGACCTGGGCGCCGGGCGCTTCTGA
- a CDS encoding MIP/aquaporin family protein — protein MSSSDIFIGEIIGTAVLILLGAGVVAAVVLKRSKAQGAGWVAIAFGWGFAVMTAVYISGPLSGAHLNPAVTLGIAITSGDWGNVPVYFAGQIIGAMLGAFLAWLTYYGQFKAHLADPEVVPPPLEEGLVDDRSAPKAGPVLGIFSTGPEVRVVWQNLVTEIIGTIVLVLAVLTMGLNDSGKGLGTLGGLIVAFVVVAIGFSLGGPTGYAINPARDLGPRIVHALLPMRNKGGSDWGYAWIPVVGPLIGSAIAAGIYQIAFA, from the coding sequence GTGTCCAGCTCCGACATCTTCATCGGCGAGATCATTGGTACCGCCGTTCTCATCCTGCTCGGCGCCGGCGTCGTCGCCGCCGTCGTATTGAAGCGCTCCAAGGCGCAGGGCGCCGGCTGGGTCGCCATCGCGTTCGGATGGGGCTTCGCGGTCATGACCGCGGTCTACATCTCCGGCCCCCTGTCCGGCGCGCATCTCAATCCGGCGGTCACGCTCGGCATCGCGATCACGAGCGGGGACTGGGGCAACGTCCCCGTCTACTTCGCCGGCCAGATCATCGGTGCCATGCTCGGTGCCTTCCTGGCCTGGCTCACCTACTACGGCCAGTTCAAGGCGCATCTCGCCGACCCGGAAGTCGTTCCGCCGCCGCTCGAGGAGGGGCTGGTCGACGACAGGTCCGCCCCGAAGGCCGGCCCGGTGCTCGGCATCTTCTCCACCGGTCCGGAGGTCCGGGTCGTCTGGCAGAACCTCGTCACCGAGATCATCGGCACCATCGTGCTGGTCCTCGCGGTGCTCACGATGGGCCTGAACGACAGCGGCAAGGGGCTCGGCACGCTCGGCGGTCTGATCGTCGCCTTCGTGGTGGTCGCCATCGGCTTCTCGCTCGGCGGCCCGACCGGCTACGCCATCAACCCGGCCCGCGACCTGGGCCCGCGCATCGTGCACGCGCTGCTCCCGATGCGCAACAAGGGTGGCTCCGACTGGGGGTACGCGTGGATCCCCGTCGTGGGACCGCTGATCGGCTCGGCCATCGCCGCGGGTATCTACCAGATCGCGTTCGCCTGA
- the glpK gene encoding glycerol kinase GlpK, whose translation MTDAHTAGPFIAAIDQGTTSSRCIVFDKDGRIVSVDQKEHEQIFPKPGWVEHNAAEIWTNVQEVVAGALEKGGITAADVKAIGITNQRETTLLWDKNTGEPVHNAIVWQDTRTDALCRELGRNVGQDRFRRETGLPLASYFSGPKVRWMLDNIEGLRERAERGDILFGTMDSWVIWNLTGGVDGGKHVTDVTNASRTMLMNLHTMKWDEKIAQSMEVPMEVLPEIRSSAEVYGEVKEGLLAGVPVASALGDQQAALFGQTCFAEGEAKSTYGTGTFLLMNTGDKIINSYSGLITTVGYKIGDQAPVYSLEGSIAVTGALVQWMRDQMGLINSAPEIETLAASVEDNGGAYIVPAFSGLFAPYWRSDARGVIAGLTRYVTKAHIARAVLEATAWQTREITDAMTKDSGVEVTALKVDGGMTSNNLLMQTLSDFLDVPVVRPMVAETTCLGAAYAAGLAVGFWPDTDALRANWRRAAEWTPHMDAAQRDSEYKSWLKAVERTMGWIEHDDS comes from the coding sequence GTGACCGACGCACACACCGCCGGCCCGTTCATCGCGGCCATCGACCAGGGCACCACTTCCTCCCGCTGCATCGTCTTCGACAAGGACGGCCGGATCGTCTCGGTCGACCAGAAGGAGCACGAGCAGATCTTCCCGAAGCCGGGCTGGGTCGAGCACAACGCCGCCGAGATCTGGACCAATGTCCAGGAGGTCGTCGCCGGCGCCCTCGAGAAGGGCGGCATCACCGCCGCCGACGTCAAGGCCATCGGCATCACCAACCAGCGCGAGACCACTCTGCTCTGGGACAAGAACACCGGTGAGCCCGTCCACAACGCCATCGTCTGGCAGGACACCCGCACCGACGCGCTCTGCCGGGAGCTGGGGCGCAACGTCGGCCAGGACCGCTTCCGCCGTGAGACCGGCCTGCCGCTGGCGAGCTACTTCTCCGGCCCGAAGGTCCGCTGGATGCTCGACAACATCGAGGGCCTGCGCGAGCGCGCCGAGCGCGGCGACATCCTCTTCGGAACCATGGACTCCTGGGTCATCTGGAACCTGACCGGCGGTGTCGACGGCGGCAAGCACGTCACCGACGTCACCAACGCCTCGCGCACCATGCTGATGAACCTGCACACCATGAAGTGGGACGAGAAGATCGCCCAGTCCATGGAGGTGCCGATGGAGGTCCTCCCCGAGATCCGCTCTTCCGCCGAGGTGTACGGGGAGGTCAAGGAGGGTCTCCTGGCGGGCGTGCCGGTCGCCTCCGCGCTGGGTGACCAGCAGGCCGCGCTGTTCGGCCAGACGTGTTTCGCCGAGGGTGAGGCGAAGTCCACGTACGGCACCGGCACCTTCCTGCTGATGAACACCGGCGACAAGATCATCAACTCCTACTCGGGGCTGATCACCACCGTCGGCTACAAGATCGGCGACCAGGCTCCGGTGTACTCGCTGGAGGGCTCCATCGCCGTCACCGGCGCGCTCGTGCAGTGGATGCGCGACCAGATGGGGCTCATCAACTCCGCGCCCGAGATCGAGACGCTCGCCGCGTCCGTCGAGGACAACGGCGGCGCCTACATCGTGCCCGCGTTCTCCGGGCTGTTCGCACCGTACTGGCGCTCCGACGCCCGCGGTGTGATCGCCGGTCTCACCCGGTACGTCACCAAGGCGCACATCGCGCGCGCCGTGCTGGAGGCCACCGCCTGGCAGACCCGCGAGATCACCGACGCCATGACGAAGGACTCCGGCGTCGAGGTGACCGCTCTGAAGGTCGACGGCGGAATGACCTCCAACAACCTGCTGATGCAGACCCTCTCGGACTTCCTCGACGTACCCGTGGTGCGTCCGATGGTCGCCGAGACGACCTGCCTCGGGGCCGCCTACGCCGCCGGCCTGGCCGTCGGCTTCTGGCCCGACACCGACGCGCTGCGCGCCAACTGGCGCCGGGCCGCGGAGTGGACACCCCACATGGACGCTGCCCAGCGCGACAGCGAGTACAAGAGCTGGCTCAAGGCCGTCGAGCGGACCATGGGCTGGATCGAGCACGACGACAGCTGA
- a CDS encoding glycerol-3-phosphate dehydrogenase/oxidase encodes MTTLQSVPALGTHPASGSLPSRAETREQLAKATYDLLVIGGGILGISTAWHAAQAGLRVALVDAGDFAGATSSASSKLLHGGLRYLQTGAVKLVAENHFERRALSREVAPHLSNPLTFYLPVYKGGPHGAAKLGAGVFAYSALSAFGDGVGHVISPSKAQRDVPELRTENLKAVAVYGDDQMNDARMALMAVRASLEAGAVVLNHAEVTGLRLTRGRVTGADLKDRTDGTEFGVDARLVLNATGPWVDHLRKMEDPNAAPSIRLSKGAHLVLKRTSPWKAALATPIDKYRITFALPWEDMLLLGTTDEVFEGDPADVAVNEKDIAQILDEAAFSIRDQQLSRDLITYSFAGLRVLPGGPGDTSQAKRETVVTEGRGGMLSVAGGKWTTFRHIGRTVMNKLAELPGRPLADDMEPISQLPKRVPLPGIANPRAVAHRLLVDAPAPGPRMAADTARHLATHYGSLAFDIARLANDDTALAQRIHPDAPEIWAQVVYARDHEWAETADDVLRRRTTLTIRGLATDEIRGKVEDLLRKKA; translated from the coding sequence ATGACCACCCTGCAGAGCGTCCCCGCCCTGGGGACGCACCCGGCCTCGGGTTCCCTGCCGAGCCGCGCCGAAACGCGGGAGCAGCTTGCCAAGGCGACCTACGACCTCCTGGTGATCGGCGGCGGCATCCTGGGCATCTCCACCGCCTGGCACGCCGCGCAGGCCGGGCTGCGGGTGGCCCTGGTGGACGCCGGCGACTTCGCCGGCGCCACCTCCTCCGCCTCCTCCAAGCTCCTCCACGGCGGTCTGCGCTATCTGCAGACCGGCGCGGTGAAGCTGGTGGCGGAGAACCACTTCGAGCGCCGTGCACTCTCCCGTGAGGTGGCTCCCCACCTGTCCAACCCGCTGACCTTCTATCTGCCGGTCTACAAGGGCGGACCGCACGGCGCGGCCAAGCTCGGCGCGGGCGTCTTCGCCTACTCGGCGCTCTCCGCGTTCGGCGACGGCGTCGGCCACGTCATCTCCCCGTCGAAGGCGCAGCGCGACGTTCCCGAGCTGCGTACGGAGAACCTGAAGGCCGTGGCCGTGTACGGCGACGACCAGATGAACGACGCACGGATGGCGCTGATGGCGGTCCGCGCGTCCCTCGAGGCGGGGGCGGTCGTCCTCAACCACGCCGAGGTCACCGGACTGCGCCTGACCAGGGGCCGGGTCACGGGCGCGGACCTGAAGGACCGTACTGACGGCACCGAGTTCGGTGTCGACGCCCGGCTGGTGCTGAACGCGACCGGCCCGTGGGTGGACCACCTGCGCAAGATGGAGGACCCGAACGCGGCGCCCTCCATCCGGCTGTCCAAGGGCGCGCACCTGGTGCTCAAGCGCACCTCCCCGTGGAAGGCCGCGCTGGCCACCCCGATCGACAAGTACCGCATCACCTTCGCCCTCCCCTGGGAGGACATGCTGCTGCTCGGCACGACCGACGAGGTGTTCGAGGGTGACCCGGCGGATGTCGCGGTCAACGAGAAGGACATCGCCCAGATCCTCGACGAGGCCGCCTTCTCCATCCGTGACCAGCAGCTGTCGCGCGATCTCATCACCTACTCCTTCGCCGGGCTGCGGGTGCTGCCGGGCGGTCCCGGAGACACCTCGCAGGCCAAGCGGGAGACGGTGGTCACCGAGGGCCGCGGCGGCATGCTGTCGGTGGCCGGCGGGAAGTGGACGACGTTCCGCCACATCGGTCGTACGGTGATGAACAAGCTGGCCGAGCTGCCGGGCCGGCCGCTCGCCGACGACATGGAGCCGATCTCGCAGCTGCCGAAGAGGGTCCCGCTGCCGGGCATCGCCAACCCCCGCGCCGTCGCCCACCGGTTGCTGGTGGACGCCCCGGCGCCCGGGCCCCGCATGGCCGCGGACACCGCCCGGCACCTGGCCACGCACTACGGCTCGCTGGCCTTCGACATCGCGCGGCTGGCGAACGACGATACCGCGCTGGCCCAGCGGATCCACCCGGACGCCCCGGAGATCTGGGCCCAGGTCGTGTACGCACGCGACCACGAGTGGGCCGAGACGGCGGACGACGTGCTGCGCCGCCGTACGACGCTGACGATACGAGGCCTCGCCACGGACGAGATCCGCGGCAAGGTCGAGGATCTGCTGCGCAAGAAGGCCTGA
- a CDS encoding MarR family winged helix-turn-helix transcriptional regulator, producing MAERRATVRPDAVAMAIEAWGRERPELDTSPLEVLGRLHRSFLRYSTRLTASIERHGLSVAGFDVLTALRRSGEPYRLTAGQLADSGLVSSAGVTLRIDRLEKDGLIVRERDADDRRVVYSRLTPEGLAKVDTVFAEHLDNERRMLGELSPSECRQLARLLRKLETSILASDEEAPQ from the coding sequence ATGGCTGAGCGGAGGGCGACGGTGCGGCCGGACGCCGTGGCGATGGCCATCGAGGCCTGGGGACGGGAGCGGCCCGAACTGGACACCAGCCCGCTGGAGGTCCTGGGAAGGCTGCACCGCTCGTTCCTGCGCTACAGCACCCGGCTCACCGCCTCCATCGAACGCCACGGCCTCTCGGTCGCCGGTTTCGACGTGCTGACCGCGCTGCGCCGGTCCGGGGAGCCGTACCGGCTGACCGCGGGGCAGCTCGCGGACTCGGGGCTGGTGTCGTCGGCGGGGGTGACCCTGCGGATCGACCGGCTGGAGAAGGACGGGCTGATCGTCCGCGAGCGCGACGCCGACGACCGGCGCGTCGTCTACTCGCGGCTGACCCCCGAAGGGCTCGCCAAGGTCGACACGGTGTTCGCCGAGCACCTCGACAACGAGCGGCGGATGCTCGGCGAACTCTCGCCGTCCGAGTGCCGCCAACTGGCCCGGCTGCTGCGCAAGCTGGAGACGTCGATCCTCGCCTCGGACGAGGAAGCCCCGCAGTAG
- a CDS encoding MFS transporter, with translation MTTVAGTPAIGSIAARLERLPHSRWHVKVRVLIGAVTFFEAFDQLLAASALPVLMKEWRLTTGQATFAVTAASVGMLLGALGAGWLGDRIGRVRTVALGVAVTALASLAVALSGGIETFALFRFVQGLGIGGVVPVAATYINEIARSDRRGRFVLLYEMIFPAGLATATLVAIWVVPNLGWRAMFVIGALPVVLAAMLPRHVAESPRWLLARGRTEEAEQVIAQIEAEVAAATHEPLPAPAAAPAQERSQGRLRDLFTGRYLRRTAVLSALWFVAYYVNHGISTWLPSLYTKHFGLDLTTALIYTLLSNVTGLVGTLIVALLIDRVGRRPALVAALGGTMVSLTVLALAGATSGVQVAVFASCTTFFLYAINAGLYLYSPELYPTHNRAKGAAFGGVWNRIGVILGPVALGAIIGSGGSLAVVFAQFAAVAAVGAVVALCAVETKGRTLEELNS, from the coding sequence ATGACGACTGTGGCCGGCACGCCTGCCATCGGCTCGATAGCCGCCCGGCTCGAACGGCTCCCGCACTCACGCTGGCACGTCAAGGTGCGTGTGCTGATCGGTGCCGTGACGTTCTTCGAGGCGTTCGACCAGCTGCTGGCCGCCTCCGCGCTCCCCGTACTGATGAAGGAGTGGCGGCTGACGACGGGGCAGGCCACCTTCGCCGTCACGGCCGCCTCCGTCGGCATGCTCTTGGGCGCCCTGGGCGCCGGCTGGCTGGGCGACCGGATCGGCCGGGTGCGGACCGTCGCCCTCGGGGTCGCCGTGACCGCCCTCGCCAGCCTGGCCGTCGCCCTGTCCGGCGGCATCGAGACGTTCGCGCTCTTCCGCTTCGTCCAGGGACTGGGTATCGGCGGGGTCGTCCCCGTCGCCGCCACGTACATCAACGAGATCGCACGCTCCGACCGCCGCGGCCGCTTCGTGCTGCTCTACGAGATGATCTTCCCGGCGGGTCTGGCCACGGCCACGCTGGTCGCCATCTGGGTGGTGCCCAACCTGGGCTGGCGCGCGATGTTCGTCATCGGTGCGCTCCCGGTCGTGCTCGCGGCGATGCTGCCCCGGCACGTGGCCGAGTCCCCCCGCTGGCTGCTGGCCCGGGGACGAACGGAGGAGGCCGAGCAGGTCATCGCGCAGATCGAGGCAGAGGTGGCCGCCGCCACGCACGAACCGCTGCCGGCCCCGGCCGCCGCGCCCGCCCAGGAGCGCTCGCAGGGGCGCCTGCGGGACCTGTTCACCGGCCGCTATCTGCGCCGTACCGCCGTGCTCTCGGCGCTGTGGTTCGTCGCGTACTACGTCAACCACGGCATCTCCACCTGGCTGCCGTCGCTCTACACCAAACACTTCGGCCTGGACCTGACGACCGCTCTCATATACACCCTGCTCAGCAATGTCACCGGGCTTGTCGGCACGCTGATCGTCGCCCTGCTGATCGACCGTGTGGGCCGGCGCCCCGCCCTGGTGGCCGCCCTCGGCGGCACCATGGTCTCGCTCACCGTGCTCGCGCTGGCCGGGGCGACCTCGGGTGTGCAGGTCGCCGTGTTCGCGTCCTGTACGACGTTCTTCCTCTACGCGATCAACGCCGGGCTCTATCTGTACTCGCCCGAGCTGTACCCGACGCACAACCGCGCCAAGGGCGCCGCCTTCGGCGGGGTCTGGAACCGGATCGGTGTGATCCTCGGACCGGTCGCGCTCGGCGCGATCATCGGCTCGGGCGGCAGCCTGGCGGTGGTCTTCGCCCAGTTCGCCGCCGTGGCCGCGGTGGGTGCCGTCGTGGCGCTGTGCGCCGTCGAGACGAAGGGCAGGACGCTGGAGGAGCTCAACTCCTGA
- a CDS encoding aldehyde dehydrogenase family protein yields MPHFPTDALIAGQWRRGAGAPFETVDPATGRVLATVHAVTADEVGEAAEAGARAAADPAWRDLLPHRRARLLYRIAELVEDAADELSAIQTADTGKTLGETRALALSAAGTFRYTGAALETAEETITPSRGEYVTMSVYEPIGVVGAINPWNSPIASDAQKIAPALAAGNAVLLKPALWTPLVSLALGRIVTRALGELALPTALLSVLPGSGRTVGDAVVRHPLVGRVGFTGGTATGRSLAATAARKLIPASLELGGKSPTIVRADADVEQALAGVMFGIFSSSGQSCIAGSRLFVAREIYDDFTGELVERVRKLRVGPGTDPGTQVGPLVHHDHRDAVAAHVDLARSEGARVLCGGAVPDGEEYRAGAYYLPTVLDGLPNSARTCQEEIFGPVLAALPYDDEDDLVRRANGTVYGLACGIWTRDHRAAWRLARRIDAGTVWINTYKQFSASTPFSGRKDSGLGTEKGRDAIRAYQRQKSLYWGTSAAPLPWAN; encoded by the coding sequence GTGCCGCACTTCCCCACCGACGCCCTGATCGCCGGCCAGTGGCGACGCGGCGCGGGCGCACCGTTCGAGACCGTCGACCCGGCGACCGGCCGGGTGCTCGCCACCGTCCACGCCGTGACGGCCGACGAGGTCGGCGAGGCCGCCGAGGCCGGAGCCCGGGCCGCCGCCGACCCGGCCTGGCGGGATCTGCTCCCCCACCGGCGTGCGCGGCTGCTGTACCGCATCGCGGAGCTGGTCGAGGACGCCGCCGACGAACTCTCGGCGATCCAGACCGCCGACACCGGCAAAACCCTCGGCGAGACCCGCGCACTCGCGCTGAGCGCGGCCGGGACCTTCCGCTACACCGGGGCCGCGCTGGAGACGGCGGAGGAGACGATCACCCCCTCCCGCGGCGAGTACGTCACGATGAGCGTGTACGAGCCGATCGGCGTCGTCGGCGCGATCAACCCCTGGAACTCCCCGATCGCCAGCGACGCGCAGAAGATCGCCCCCGCCCTCGCGGCCGGCAACGCCGTCCTGCTCAAGCCCGCCCTCTGGACGCCCCTCGTCTCCCTCGCCCTGGGGCGCATCGTCACCCGGGCGCTGGGCGAACTCGCCCTGCCCACCGCCCTGTTGTCCGTCCTTCCCGGCAGCGGCCGGACCGTCGGTGACGCCGTCGTCCGGCATCCGCTCGTCGGCCGTGTCGGGTTCACCGGCGGCACGGCGACGGGCCGGTCCCTCGCCGCCACCGCCGCGCGCAAGCTGATTCCCGCCTCGCTGGAGCTGGGCGGCAAGTCACCGACGATCGTCCGGGCCGACGCCGACGTCGAACAGGCGCTGGCCGGGGTGATGTTCGGGATCTTCTCCTCCAGCGGCCAGTCCTGCATCGCCGGTTCCCGGCTGTTCGTGGCCCGCGAGATCTACGACGACTTCACCGGCGAACTGGTCGAGCGGGTCCGCAAGCTGCGCGTCGGCCCGGGTACCGACCCCGGGACCCAGGTCGGGCCGCTCGTGCACCACGACCACCGGGACGCCGTCGCCGCCCATGTCGACCTGGCGCGCTCCGAGGGCGCGCGGGTGCTGTGCGGCGGAGCCGTGCCGGACGGCGAGGAGTACCGGGCCGGCGCGTACTACCTGCCCACCGTCCTGGACGGTCTCCCGAACTCCGCGCGGACCTGCCAGGAGGAGATCTTCGGCCCGGTGCTCGCCGCCCTGCCCTACGACGACGAGGACGACCTCGTACGCCGGGCCAACGGCACCGTCTACGGGCTGGCCTGCGGGATCTGGACGCGCGACCACCGCGCCGCCTGGCGCCTGGCGCGCCGTATCGACGCCGGCACCGTCTGGATCAACACGTACAAGCAGTTCAGCGCCTCCACCCCGTTCAGCGGCCGCAAGGACAGCGGACTGGGCACGGAGAAGGGCCGCGACGCCATCCGCGCCTACCAGCGCCAGAAGTCCCTGTACTGGGGCACCTCCGCGGCCCCGCTCCCCTGGGCCAACTGA
- a CDS encoding VOC family protein translates to MHQPPPGPVARLRSLRYVELHTPALTRAADFYQEVWGLETVESDHGAHWLRGTGDEHHVLHLTGADRVGLGRIAFAVATPAEVDEAARRLTARGIVPVFGPAPLEQAGGGYGLRFTDPEHRLIEISAQVDAVTPRGRDAAVPVGVTHAVLNTTDIDASVAFYCDVLGLRVSDWSEHRMAFLRCNADHHCIAFNQAEWASLNHVAYEMTSVDHFMRGLGRLRHHGITPQWGPGRHGPGNNTFSYFTDPSGLVCEYTSEVAQVVEDRWIARVWRRVPELSDLWGTAGPPSQEIRCHMAGSPDPGPLSSPAPVEVQA, encoded by the coding sequence ATGCACCAACCGCCACCCGGTCCCGTCGCCCGGCTGCGTTCCCTGCGCTACGTCGAGCTGCACACGCCAGCCCTCACCCGGGCCGCCGACTTCTACCAGGAGGTCTGGGGCCTGGAGACCGTCGAGTCCGACCACGGCGCGCACTGGCTGCGCGGCACCGGCGACGAGCACCACGTACTGCACCTGACCGGGGCCGACCGCGTGGGTCTCGGCCGGATCGCGTTCGCCGTGGCCACGCCCGCCGAGGTCGACGAGGCGGCGCGCAGGCTGACCGCCCGCGGCATCGTCCCGGTCTTCGGGCCGGCGCCGCTGGAGCAGGCGGGCGGCGGCTACGGCCTGCGGTTCACCGACCCCGAGCACCGGCTGATCGAGATCAGCGCCCAGGTCGATGCCGTGACGCCACGCGGCCGTGACGCCGCGGTGCCCGTCGGCGTCACCCACGCGGTGCTCAACACCACCGACATCGACGCGTCGGTCGCCTTCTACTGCGACGTCCTCGGGCTGCGCGTCTCCGACTGGTCCGAGCACCGGATGGCGTTCCTGCGCTGCAACGCCGACCACCACTGCATCGCCTTCAACCAGGCGGAGTGGGCCTCGCTCAACCACGTGGCGTACGAGATGACGTCCGTCGACCACTTCATGCGGGGCCTGGGCCGGCTGCGCCACCACGGCATCACCCCGCAGTGGGGGCCCGGCCGGCACGGCCCGGGCAACAACACCTTCTCCTACTTCACCGACCCGTCCGGGCTCGTGTGCGAGTACACCTCCGAGGTCGCGCAGGTCGTCGAGGACCGGTGGATCGCCCGGGTGTGGCGACGCGTGCCCGAACTGTCCGACCTGTGGGGGACGGCGGGCCCGCCGTCCCAGGAGATCCGCTGTCACATGGCCGGCTCCCCCGATCCCGGTCCCCTCTCTTCCCCCGCTCCCGTGGAGGTTCAGGCATGA
- a CDS encoding aspartate dehydrogenase domain-containing protein, with translation MSAVRKAGLVGWGAIGRVVGTALARREVPGAELVCIVDNRPLGDAAPAPQVAFEEALERCDLIVEAAGQGVVREWGERVLASGTDLLVASTGALTDEELAKRLLNTGPGRVYFTGGAVGGLDLLQAVRALGPLDEVRLTTTKLPSTLEQPWMDEELLSRLRTATGPVEVMAGTAREIPVKFPRSTNVAASVALAVGDLDAVQVRVVADPGAHRTRHVVEASGPLGAYRFEVAHLPDPDNPATSRVVPYAVLRSLAALAGRGGQIL, from the coding sequence ATGAGTGCCGTACGCAAGGCCGGACTCGTCGGCTGGGGCGCCATCGGCCGCGTCGTCGGCACGGCCCTCGCACGGCGGGAGGTGCCCGGCGCCGAGCTGGTGTGCATCGTCGACAACCGTCCGCTCGGCGACGCCGCGCCCGCCCCGCAGGTCGCCTTCGAGGAGGCCCTGGAGCGCTGCGACCTGATCGTGGAGGCGGCCGGCCAGGGAGTCGTACGGGAGTGGGGCGAGCGCGTCCTCGCCTCCGGGACGGACCTGCTGGTCGCGTCGACCGGGGCGCTGACCGACGAGGAACTGGCCAAGCGGCTGCTGAACACCGGCCCCGGGCGGGTGTACTTCACCGGCGGCGCGGTCGGCGGCCTCGACCTCCTGCAGGCCGTCCGTGCCTTGGGGCCGCTGGACGAGGTGCGGCTCACCACCACCAAGCTGCCGTCCACGCTCGAACAGCCCTGGATGGACGAGGAACTGCTGTCCCGGCTGCGGACGGCGACCGGACCGGTCGAGGTCATGGCGGGCACGGCACGCGAGATACCCGTGAAGTTCCCCAGGTCGACCAACGTGGCCGCGTCGGTGGCCCTGGCCGTCGGCGACCTGGACGCCGTACAGGTCCGTGTCGTGGCCGACCCCGGCGCCCACCGCACACGGCACGTCGTCGAGGCGTCCGGCCCGCTCGGCGCCTACCGGTTCGAGGTGGCGCACCTCCCGGACCCGGACAATCCGGCGACCAGCCGGGTCGTGCCCTACGCGGTGCTGCGCAGCCTCGCCGCGCTCGCCGGCCGCGGCGGACAGATCCTGTGA
- a CDS encoding alpha/beta fold hydrolase: protein MTPTPHLEEAGERGPLLLCLHGIGSSSAAFAPQLAELGRYARVVAWDAPGYAGSADPEAPLTLDGFADAAAGVIRERGGSAHVLGVSWGGVIALRLAVRHPELVASLIVADSSPGSGTDPAKAAAMRARAGELASLGPRAFAELRARRLVSAGAPAELVRRVTDTMAGAVRLPGYGYAAESMAATDLRDELPSVTAPTLVLCGDQDEVTGVEASQAIAGAVHRTAYVIVKDAGHLANQEQPEHFNAWVLSHLRITARIPE from the coding sequence GTGACGCCCACACCGCATCTGGAGGAGGCGGGCGAGCGGGGACCGTTGCTGCTGTGCCTGCACGGAATCGGCTCCTCGTCGGCCGCGTTCGCCCCGCAGCTCGCCGAACTCGGCCGGTACGCACGGGTCGTCGCCTGGGACGCCCCCGGATACGCGGGGTCGGCGGACCCCGAAGCCCCGCTGACGCTGGACGGCTTCGCCGACGCGGCGGCCGGGGTGATCCGCGAACGCGGCGGGAGCGCCCATGTCCTGGGCGTCTCCTGGGGCGGTGTGATCGCCCTGCGTCTGGCGGTCCGCCACCCGGAACTCGTCGCGTCGCTGATCGTCGCCGACTCCAGCCCGGGATCCGGGACGGACCCGGCGAAGGCCGCCGCCATGCGGGCCCGGGCCGGCGAGCTGGCCTCGCTGGGGCCGCGCGCCTTCGCGGAGCTGCGCGCGCGCCGGCTGGTGTCCGCCGGGGCCCCCGCCGAGCTGGTGCGACGGGTCACCGACACCATGGCCGGCGCGGTCCGGCTCCCCGGCTACGGGTACGCCGCGGAGTCGATGGCCGCCACCGATCTGCGCGACGAGCTGCCCTCGGTCACCGCGCCCACGCTCGTCCTCTGCGGCGACCAGGACGAGGTCACCGGCGTCGAGGCGTCCCAGGCCATCGCCGGTGCCGTCCACAGGACCGCCTACGTGATCGTCAAGGACGCCGGTCACCTGGCCAACCAGGAGCAGCCCGAGCACTTCAACGCCTGGGTCCTCTCCCACCTCCGCATCACCGCCCGCATCCCCGAATGA